One genomic window of Quercus robur chromosome 6, dhQueRobu3.1, whole genome shotgun sequence includes the following:
- the LOC126688859 gene encoding serine carboxypeptidase-like 33 isoform X2 produces MQKLGTKMANPSSKKCLFLSLLSMFLILQCMTTCIKASQEEYPKSQESDRVINLPGQPTSPSISQFSGYINVNQHHGRALFYWFFQAQSQWSNKPLLLWLNGGPGCSSVGYGAAAELGPLRVNKNGVGLHFNKYAWNKEANLLFVESPVGVGFSYTNTSSDFTKLDDGFVAEDAYNFLVNWLQRFPQFKTHDFFIAGESYAGHYVPQLAELVYDRNKDTSKYPKINLKGFIGLLEYAWSHTVITDQHYDKAKQACDFKSPNWSSECNIVMNQLFEKYNEIDIYNIYAPKCLSNSASSLADSSDSVNSLAKVNNYRMRRMRIFGGYDPCFSDNIEEYFNREDVQSSLHAGIKGRTTNVKWKVCNDSILREYNDTVFSILPIYTKLSKGGLKIWVYSGDADGRVPVLGSRYCIEALGLSLKSPWRSWYHNHQVGGRMVEYEGLTFVTVRGAGHLVPLNKPSEALSLIHSFLTGEPLPAHR; encoded by the exons ATGCAAAAGCTCGGAACAAAAATGGCCAATCCTAGTTCAAAgaaatgtctctttctctctctcttgtccATGTTTCTCATTCTTCAGTGCATGACAACTTGCATTAAAGCATCACAAGAAGAATACCCCAAATCCCAGGAATCTGATAGGGTAATAAATCTACCAGGCCAACCCACAAGCCCATCTATCTCCCAGTTCTCAGGTTACATCAATGTCAATCAACACCATGGGAGGGCCCTTTTCTACTGGTTCTTTCAAGCTCAATCTCAATGGTCCAACAAGCCTCTCCTTCTCTGGCTTAATGGAG GACCTGGATGTTCCTCAGTTGGGTATGGTGCAGCTGCGGAGTTGGGACCTCTTAGAGTTAATAAAAATGGAGTTGGACTTCACTTCAATAAATATGCTTGGAATAAAG AAGCAAATTTGCTCTTTGTGGAGTCCCCAGTTGGAGTAGGGTTCTCCTACACTAATACATCTTCTGACTTCACCAAATTGGATGATGGGTTTGTGG CTGAGGATGCCTACAATTTCTTGGTGAACTGGCTGCAAAGATTTCCACAGTTTAAAACCCATGATTTCTTCATCGCAGGAGAGAGTTATGCAG GCCACTACGTGCCACAACTTGCAGAGCTTGTATATGACCGAAACAAGGATACAAGTAAATACCCAAAGATCAATCTCAAAGGTTTTATA GGATTACTAGAATATGCGTGGAGCCACACTGTTATAACAGACCAGCACTATGACAAGGCTAAACAAGCGTGTGATTTTAAGAGCCCCAACTGGTCTAGCGAATGTAACATTGTCATGAACCAACTCTTTGAGAAATATAATGAGATTGACATCTACAATATTTATGCCCCCAAGTGCCTTTCCAACAGCGCATCTTCGCTAGCTGATAGCAGTGACAGTGTTAATTCACTCGCTAAG GTGAATAATTATAGGATGAGGAGGATGAGAATCTTTGGAGGCTATGACCCATGTTTTTCTGATAACATAGAAGAATATTTCAACAGGGAAGATGTTCAATCATCCCTTCATGCAGGCATTAAAGGAAGAACTACCAATGTAAAATGGAAGGTCTGCAA tGATTCCATCCTTCGGGAATATAATGACACAGTCTTCTCTATCCTACCCATCTACACCAAACTCAGCAAGGGTGGCCTCAAGATATGGGTTTACAG CGGGGATGCAGATGGCAGAGTACCAGTGCTTGGGTCACGCTACTGCATTGAGGCTCTTGGACTCTCTCTCAAATCTCCTTGGCGTTCTTGGTACCACAACCATCAG GTTGGAGGGAGAATGGTAGAGTACGAGGGGCTAACATTTGTAACAGTGAGAGGGGCAGGTCATTTGGTACCTCTCAACAAGCCAAGTGAAGCACTTTCCCTCATTCACTCTTTCTTGACTGGTGAACCCCTCCCTGCACACAGATGA
- the LOC126688859 gene encoding serine carboxypeptidase-like 33 isoform X3: protein MQKLGTKMANPSSKKCLFLSLLSMFLILQCMTTCIKASQEEYPKSQESDRVINLPGQPTSPSISQFSGYINVNQHHGRALFYWFFQAQSQWSNKPLLLWLNGGPGCSSVGYGAAAELGPLRVNKNGVGLHFNKYAWNKEANLLFVESPVGVGFSYTNTSSDFTKLDDGFVAEDAYNFLVNWLQRFPQFKTHDFFIAGESYAGHYVPQLAELVYDRNKDTSKYPKINLKEYAWSHTVITDQHYDKAKQACDFKSPNWSSECNIVMNQLFEKYNEIDIYNIYAPKCLSNSASSLADSSDSVNSLAKVNNYRMRRMRIFGGYDPCFSDNIEEYFNREDVQSSLHAGIKGRTTNVKWKVCNDSILREYNDTVFSILPIYTKLSKGGLKIWVYSGDADGRVPVLGSRYCIEALGLSLKSPWRSWYHNHQVGGRMVEYEGLTFVTVRGAGHLVPLNKPSEALSLIHSFLTGEPLPAHR from the exons ATGCAAAAGCTCGGAACAAAAATGGCCAATCCTAGTTCAAAgaaatgtctctttctctctctcttgtccATGTTTCTCATTCTTCAGTGCATGACAACTTGCATTAAAGCATCACAAGAAGAATACCCCAAATCCCAGGAATCTGATAGGGTAATAAATCTACCAGGCCAACCCACAAGCCCATCTATCTCCCAGTTCTCAGGTTACATCAATGTCAATCAACACCATGGGAGGGCCCTTTTCTACTGGTTCTTTCAAGCTCAATCTCAATGGTCCAACAAGCCTCTCCTTCTCTGGCTTAATGGAG GACCTGGATGTTCCTCAGTTGGGTATGGTGCAGCTGCGGAGTTGGGACCTCTTAGAGTTAATAAAAATGGAGTTGGACTTCACTTCAATAAATATGCTTGGAATAAAG AAGCAAATTTGCTCTTTGTGGAGTCCCCAGTTGGAGTAGGGTTCTCCTACACTAATACATCTTCTGACTTCACCAAATTGGATGATGGGTTTGTGG CTGAGGATGCCTACAATTTCTTGGTGAACTGGCTGCAAAGATTTCCACAGTTTAAAACCCATGATTTCTTCATCGCAGGAGAGAGTTATGCAG GCCACTACGTGCCACAACTTGCAGAGCTTGTATATGACCGAAACAAGGATACAAGTAAATACCCAAAGATCAATCTCAAAG AATATGCGTGGAGCCACACTGTTATAACAGACCAGCACTATGACAAGGCTAAACAAGCGTGTGATTTTAAGAGCCCCAACTGGTCTAGCGAATGTAACATTGTCATGAACCAACTCTTTGAGAAATATAATGAGATTGACATCTACAATATTTATGCCCCCAAGTGCCTTTCCAACAGCGCATCTTCGCTAGCTGATAGCAGTGACAGTGTTAATTCACTCGCTAAG GTGAATAATTATAGGATGAGGAGGATGAGAATCTTTGGAGGCTATGACCCATGTTTTTCTGATAACATAGAAGAATATTTCAACAGGGAAGATGTTCAATCATCCCTTCATGCAGGCATTAAAGGAAGAACTACCAATGTAAAATGGAAGGTCTGCAA tGATTCCATCCTTCGGGAATATAATGACACAGTCTTCTCTATCCTACCCATCTACACCAAACTCAGCAAGGGTGGCCTCAAGATATGGGTTTACAG CGGGGATGCAGATGGCAGAGTACCAGTGCTTGGGTCACGCTACTGCATTGAGGCTCTTGGACTCTCTCTCAAATCTCCTTGGCGTTCTTGGTACCACAACCATCAG GTTGGAGGGAGAATGGTAGAGTACGAGGGGCTAACATTTGTAACAGTGAGAGGGGCAGGTCATTTGGTACCTCTCAACAAGCCAAGTGAAGCACTTTCCCTCATTCACTCTTTCTTGACTGGTGAACCCCTCCCTGCACACAGATGA
- the LOC126688856 gene encoding beta-glucosidase-like SFR2, chloroplastic isoform X1 produces MPFIALFVTATQLAGVIVTVTVAANAFSFHRYRKKNLRPFRSPIDESSDTLAVFDANEGENSFFFGLATAPAHVEDKLNDAWLQFAEEDTCDKSEHHSQQPADALIGSASADGGSQQASLPQKDTNRKLKRKKSRKIAMEAMIRGFVKYIEEKGEEEPVQSEECHHKVTAWHNVPHPEERLKFWSDPDVEINLAKRTGISVFRMGIDWSRIMPEEPVSGLKDIVNYAALEHYRWIINRVRSYGMKVMLTLFHHSLPPWAGEYGGWKLEKTVDYFMDFTRLVVDRVSDIVDYWVTFNEPHVFCMLTYCAGAWPGGHPDMLEVATSALPTGVFQQAMHWMAIAHSKAYDYIHEKSSTLTNPIVGVAHHVSFMRPYGLFDVAAVTLANSMTIFPYVDSISDKLDFIGINYYGQEVISGSGLKLVETDEYSESGRGVYPDGLYRMLLQFHEKYKHLNVPFIITENGVSDETDLIRRPYILEHLLAVYAAMIMGVPVIGYLFWTISDNWEWADGYGPKFGLVAVDRADGLSRSPRPSYHLFSKVVTSGRITREDRARAWNDLQRAAEEKKTRPFYRAVNKHGFMYAGGLEEPIMRPYVVRDWRFGHYEMEGLQDPLSRLSRFILRLFSIKRKRKPQKDDAELVLQHL; encoded by the exons ATGCCGTTTATAGCACTCTTCGTCACTGCCACCCAGCTCGCCGGAGTAATAGTCACCGTCACCGTCGCCGCCAACGCCTTCTCCTTCCATCGCTACCGGAAAAAGAACCTCCGCCCGTTCCGATCGCCGATCGACGAGTCCTCGGACACTCTCGCCGTCTTCGATGCTAACG AAGGAGAGAATTCGTTTTTCTTTGGACTGGCGACAGCACCAGCACATGTTGAAGACAAGCTCAATGATGCTTGGCTCCAATTTGCAGAAGAAGACACTTGTGATAAATCAGAGCACCACAGCCAGCAACCTGCAGATGCTTTGATAGGTTCAGCTTCTGCTGATGGTGGGTCGCAGCAAGCTTCATTACCACAAAAAGACACTAATAGAAAACTTAAGAGGAAAAAATCTCGTAAGATAGCAATGGAAGCAATGATTAGGGGGTTCGTGAAGTACATAGAAGAAAAGGGTGAAGAAGAACCTGTACAAAGCGAAGAATGCCATCACAAAGTAACTGCATGGCACAATGTTCCACACCC GGAAGAAAGGCTTAAATTTTGGTCTGATCCTGATGTAGAAATTAATTTGGCTAAAAGGACAGGCATCAGTGTTTTTCGAATGGGAATTGATTGGTCAAGAATCATGCCCGAAGAGCCTGTCAGTGGTCTTAAGGATATT GTCAATTATGCGGCATTGGAACATTATAGGTGGATCATCAATAGAGTTCGCTCTTATGGAATGAAGGTGATGCTTACTCTATTCCATCACTCATTGCCACCTTGGGCTGGTGAGTATGGAGGGTGGAAGCTTGAAAAAACTGTTGATTATTTCATGGATTTTACCAG GCTGGTTGTTGACCGTGTATCAGATATTGTAGACTATTGGGTGACTTTTAATGAGCCTCATGTTTTCTGTATGCTGACGTATTGTGCTGGTGCTTGGCCTGGTGGTCATCCTGATATGCTGGAGGTTGCCACATCTGCCTTACCAACTGGTGTTTTCCAACAGGCAATGCATTGGATGGCCATTGCACACTCAAAAGCCTATGACTACATACATGAGAAAAG CAGTACCTTAACAAATCCAATAGTTGGAGTTGCACACCATGTCTCGTTTATGCGGCCATATGGGCTCTTTGATGTTGCTGCTGTTACATTGGCAAATTCCATGACTATTTTCCCATATGTGGATAGTATCTCTGACAAACTGGATTTTATAGGCATAAACTACTATGGACAG GAAGTGATCTCTGGTTCTGGACTGAAGCTTGTAGAGACTGATGAGTATAGTGAATCTGGACGTGGGGTATATCCCGATGGCCTGTACCGCATGCTGCTACAGTTCCATGAAAAATACAAACATCTCAATGTCCCCTTCATCATTACTGAAAATGGGGTTTCAGATGAGACAGACTTGATCCGTCGGCCATATATTTTAGAACATTTGCTTGCTGTTTATGCAGCCATGATCATG GGTGTCCCTGTGATTGGGTACCTATTTTGGACAATTTCAGATAATTGGGAGTGGGCTGATGGATATGGTCCCAAGTTTGGACTTGTAGCTGTTGATCGGGCTGATGGGCTTTCCCGGAGTCCACGTCCTTCGTACCATCTATTCTCTAAA GTGGTGACATCAGGTAGAATTACACGTGAAGACCGGGCACGAGCATGGAATGACCTCCAGAGAGCGGCTGAGGAGAAAAAAACACGTCCATTCTATCGGGCAGTTAATAAACATGGTTTCATGTATGCAG GAGGACTTGAGGAACCTATAATGCGACCTTATGTTGTACGAGATTGGCGATTTGGACACTATGAGATGGAAGGTCTGCAGGACCCATTGAGTCGCTTATCAAGATTTATTCTCCGCCTTTTCTCtatcaaaaggaaaaggaaaccTCAAAAGGATGACGCTGAATTGGTTCTTCAGCATCTTTAG
- the LOC126688859 gene encoding serine carboxypeptidase-like 33 isoform X4, which translates to MQKLGTKMANPSSKKCLFLSLLSMFLILQCMTTCIKASQEEYPKSQESDRVINLPGQPTSPSISQFSGYINVNQHHGRALFYWFFQAQSQWSNKPLLLWLNGGPGCSSVGYGAAAELGPLRVNKNGVGLHFNKYAWNKEANLLFVESPVGVGFSYTNTSSDFTKLDDGFVAEDAYNFLVNWLQRFPQFKTHDFFIAGESYAGHYVPQLAELVYDRNKDTKYAWSHTVITDQHYDKAKQACDFKSPNWSSECNIVMNQLFEKYNEIDIYNIYAPKCLSNSASSLADSSDSVNSLAKVNNYRMRRMRIFGGYDPCFSDNIEEYFNREDVQSSLHAGIKGRTTNVKWKVCNDSILREYNDTVFSILPIYTKLSKGGLKIWVYSGDADGRVPVLGSRYCIEALGLSLKSPWRSWYHNHQVGGRMVEYEGLTFVTVRGAGHLVPLNKPSEALSLIHSFLTGEPLPAHR; encoded by the exons ATGCAAAAGCTCGGAACAAAAATGGCCAATCCTAGTTCAAAgaaatgtctctttctctctctcttgtccATGTTTCTCATTCTTCAGTGCATGACAACTTGCATTAAAGCATCACAAGAAGAATACCCCAAATCCCAGGAATCTGATAGGGTAATAAATCTACCAGGCCAACCCACAAGCCCATCTATCTCCCAGTTCTCAGGTTACATCAATGTCAATCAACACCATGGGAGGGCCCTTTTCTACTGGTTCTTTCAAGCTCAATCTCAATGGTCCAACAAGCCTCTCCTTCTCTGGCTTAATGGAG GACCTGGATGTTCCTCAGTTGGGTATGGTGCAGCTGCGGAGTTGGGACCTCTTAGAGTTAATAAAAATGGAGTTGGACTTCACTTCAATAAATATGCTTGGAATAAAG AAGCAAATTTGCTCTTTGTGGAGTCCCCAGTTGGAGTAGGGTTCTCCTACACTAATACATCTTCTGACTTCACCAAATTGGATGATGGGTTTGTGG CTGAGGATGCCTACAATTTCTTGGTGAACTGGCTGCAAAGATTTCCACAGTTTAAAACCCATGATTTCTTCATCGCAGGAGAGAGTTATGCAG GCCACTACGTGCCACAACTTGCAGAGCTTGTATATGACCGAAACAAGGATACAA AATATGCGTGGAGCCACACTGTTATAACAGACCAGCACTATGACAAGGCTAAACAAGCGTGTGATTTTAAGAGCCCCAACTGGTCTAGCGAATGTAACATTGTCATGAACCAACTCTTTGAGAAATATAATGAGATTGACATCTACAATATTTATGCCCCCAAGTGCCTTTCCAACAGCGCATCTTCGCTAGCTGATAGCAGTGACAGTGTTAATTCACTCGCTAAG GTGAATAATTATAGGATGAGGAGGATGAGAATCTTTGGAGGCTATGACCCATGTTTTTCTGATAACATAGAAGAATATTTCAACAGGGAAGATGTTCAATCATCCCTTCATGCAGGCATTAAAGGAAGAACTACCAATGTAAAATGGAAGGTCTGCAA tGATTCCATCCTTCGGGAATATAATGACACAGTCTTCTCTATCCTACCCATCTACACCAAACTCAGCAAGGGTGGCCTCAAGATATGGGTTTACAG CGGGGATGCAGATGGCAGAGTACCAGTGCTTGGGTCACGCTACTGCATTGAGGCTCTTGGACTCTCTCTCAAATCTCCTTGGCGTTCTTGGTACCACAACCATCAG GTTGGAGGGAGAATGGTAGAGTACGAGGGGCTAACATTTGTAACAGTGAGAGGGGCAGGTCATTTGGTACCTCTCAACAAGCCAAGTGAAGCACTTTCCCTCATTCACTCTTTCTTGACTGGTGAACCCCTCCCTGCACACAGATGA
- the LOC126688859 gene encoding serine carboxypeptidase-like 33 isoform X1, whose product MQKLGTKMANPSSKKCLFLSLLSMFLILQCMTTCIKASQEEYPKSQESDRVINLPGQPTSPSISQFSGYINVNQHHGRALFYWFFQAQSQWSNKPLLLWLNGGPGCSSVGYGAAAELGPLRVNKNGVGLHFNKYAWNKEANLLFVESPVGVGFSYTNTSSDFTKLDDGFVAEDAYNFLVNWLQRFPQFKTHDFFIAGESYAGHYVPQLAELVYDRNKDTSKYPKINLKGFIVGNPETDDYYDYKGLLEYAWSHTVITDQHYDKAKQACDFKSPNWSSECNIVMNQLFEKYNEIDIYNIYAPKCLSNSASSLADSSDSVNSLAKVNNYRMRRMRIFGGYDPCFSDNIEEYFNREDVQSSLHAGIKGRTTNVKWKVCNDSILREYNDTVFSILPIYTKLSKGGLKIWVYSGDADGRVPVLGSRYCIEALGLSLKSPWRSWYHNHQVGGRMVEYEGLTFVTVRGAGHLVPLNKPSEALSLIHSFLTGEPLPAHR is encoded by the exons ATGCAAAAGCTCGGAACAAAAATGGCCAATCCTAGTTCAAAgaaatgtctctttctctctctcttgtccATGTTTCTCATTCTTCAGTGCATGACAACTTGCATTAAAGCATCACAAGAAGAATACCCCAAATCCCAGGAATCTGATAGGGTAATAAATCTACCAGGCCAACCCACAAGCCCATCTATCTCCCAGTTCTCAGGTTACATCAATGTCAATCAACACCATGGGAGGGCCCTTTTCTACTGGTTCTTTCAAGCTCAATCTCAATGGTCCAACAAGCCTCTCCTTCTCTGGCTTAATGGAG GACCTGGATGTTCCTCAGTTGGGTATGGTGCAGCTGCGGAGTTGGGACCTCTTAGAGTTAATAAAAATGGAGTTGGACTTCACTTCAATAAATATGCTTGGAATAAAG AAGCAAATTTGCTCTTTGTGGAGTCCCCAGTTGGAGTAGGGTTCTCCTACACTAATACATCTTCTGACTTCACCAAATTGGATGATGGGTTTGTGG CTGAGGATGCCTACAATTTCTTGGTGAACTGGCTGCAAAGATTTCCACAGTTTAAAACCCATGATTTCTTCATCGCAGGAGAGAGTTATGCAG GCCACTACGTGCCACAACTTGCAGAGCTTGTATATGACCGAAACAAGGATACAAGTAAATACCCAAAGATCAATCTCAAAGGTTTTATA GTAGGAAATCCGGAAACTGATGATTATTATGATTATAAGGGATTACTAGAATATGCGTGGAGCCACACTGTTATAACAGACCAGCACTATGACAAGGCTAAACAAGCGTGTGATTTTAAGAGCCCCAACTGGTCTAGCGAATGTAACATTGTCATGAACCAACTCTTTGAGAAATATAATGAGATTGACATCTACAATATTTATGCCCCCAAGTGCCTTTCCAACAGCGCATCTTCGCTAGCTGATAGCAGTGACAGTGTTAATTCACTCGCTAAG GTGAATAATTATAGGATGAGGAGGATGAGAATCTTTGGAGGCTATGACCCATGTTTTTCTGATAACATAGAAGAATATTTCAACAGGGAAGATGTTCAATCATCCCTTCATGCAGGCATTAAAGGAAGAACTACCAATGTAAAATGGAAGGTCTGCAA tGATTCCATCCTTCGGGAATATAATGACACAGTCTTCTCTATCCTACCCATCTACACCAAACTCAGCAAGGGTGGCCTCAAGATATGGGTTTACAG CGGGGATGCAGATGGCAGAGTACCAGTGCTTGGGTCACGCTACTGCATTGAGGCTCTTGGACTCTCTCTCAAATCTCCTTGGCGTTCTTGGTACCACAACCATCAG GTTGGAGGGAGAATGGTAGAGTACGAGGGGCTAACATTTGTAACAGTGAGAGGGGCAGGTCATTTGGTACCTCTCAACAAGCCAAGTGAAGCACTTTCCCTCATTCACTCTTTCTTGACTGGTGAACCCCTCCCTGCACACAGATGA
- the LOC126688856 gene encoding beta-glucosidase-like SFR2, chloroplastic isoform X2, producing the protein MPFIALFVTATQLAGVIVTVTVAANAFSFHRYRKKNLRPFRSPIDESSDTLAVFDANEGENSFFFGLATAPAHVEDKLNDAWLQFAEEDTCDKSEHHSQQPADALIGSASADGGSQQASLPQKDTNRKLKRKKSRKIAMEAMIRGFVKYIEEKGEEEPVQSEECHHKVTAWHNVPHPEERLKFWSDPDVEINLAKRTGISVFRMGIDWSRIMPEEPVSGLKDIVNYAALEHYRWIINRVRSYGMKVMLTLFHHSLPPWAGEYGGWKLEKTVDYFMDFTRLVVDRVSDIVDYWVTFNEPHVFCMLTYCAGAWPGGHPDMLEVATSALPTGVFQQAMHWMAIAHSKAYDYIHEKSTLTNPIVGVAHHVSFMRPYGLFDVAAVTLANSMTIFPYVDSISDKLDFIGINYYGQEVISGSGLKLVETDEYSESGRGVYPDGLYRMLLQFHEKYKHLNVPFIITENGVSDETDLIRRPYILEHLLAVYAAMIMGVPVIGYLFWTISDNWEWADGYGPKFGLVAVDRADGLSRSPRPSYHLFSKVVTSGRITREDRARAWNDLQRAAEEKKTRPFYRAVNKHGFMYAGGLEEPIMRPYVVRDWRFGHYEMEGLQDPLSRLSRFILRLFSIKRKRKPQKDDAELVLQHL; encoded by the exons ATGCCGTTTATAGCACTCTTCGTCACTGCCACCCAGCTCGCCGGAGTAATAGTCACCGTCACCGTCGCCGCCAACGCCTTCTCCTTCCATCGCTACCGGAAAAAGAACCTCCGCCCGTTCCGATCGCCGATCGACGAGTCCTCGGACACTCTCGCCGTCTTCGATGCTAACG AAGGAGAGAATTCGTTTTTCTTTGGACTGGCGACAGCACCAGCACATGTTGAAGACAAGCTCAATGATGCTTGGCTCCAATTTGCAGAAGAAGACACTTGTGATAAATCAGAGCACCACAGCCAGCAACCTGCAGATGCTTTGATAGGTTCAGCTTCTGCTGATGGTGGGTCGCAGCAAGCTTCATTACCACAAAAAGACACTAATAGAAAACTTAAGAGGAAAAAATCTCGTAAGATAGCAATGGAAGCAATGATTAGGGGGTTCGTGAAGTACATAGAAGAAAAGGGTGAAGAAGAACCTGTACAAAGCGAAGAATGCCATCACAAAGTAACTGCATGGCACAATGTTCCACACCC GGAAGAAAGGCTTAAATTTTGGTCTGATCCTGATGTAGAAATTAATTTGGCTAAAAGGACAGGCATCAGTGTTTTTCGAATGGGAATTGATTGGTCAAGAATCATGCCCGAAGAGCCTGTCAGTGGTCTTAAGGATATT GTCAATTATGCGGCATTGGAACATTATAGGTGGATCATCAATAGAGTTCGCTCTTATGGAATGAAGGTGATGCTTACTCTATTCCATCACTCATTGCCACCTTGGGCTGGTGAGTATGGAGGGTGGAAGCTTGAAAAAACTGTTGATTATTTCATGGATTTTACCAG GCTGGTTGTTGACCGTGTATCAGATATTGTAGACTATTGGGTGACTTTTAATGAGCCTCATGTTTTCTGTATGCTGACGTATTGTGCTGGTGCTTGGCCTGGTGGTCATCCTGATATGCTGGAGGTTGCCACATCTGCCTTACCAACTGGTGTTTTCCAACAGGCAATGCATTGGATGGCCATTGCACACTCAAAAGCCTATGACTACATACATGAGAAAAG TACCTTAACAAATCCAATAGTTGGAGTTGCACACCATGTCTCGTTTATGCGGCCATATGGGCTCTTTGATGTTGCTGCTGTTACATTGGCAAATTCCATGACTATTTTCCCATATGTGGATAGTATCTCTGACAAACTGGATTTTATAGGCATAAACTACTATGGACAG GAAGTGATCTCTGGTTCTGGACTGAAGCTTGTAGAGACTGATGAGTATAGTGAATCTGGACGTGGGGTATATCCCGATGGCCTGTACCGCATGCTGCTACAGTTCCATGAAAAATACAAACATCTCAATGTCCCCTTCATCATTACTGAAAATGGGGTTTCAGATGAGACAGACTTGATCCGTCGGCCATATATTTTAGAACATTTGCTTGCTGTTTATGCAGCCATGATCATG GGTGTCCCTGTGATTGGGTACCTATTTTGGACAATTTCAGATAATTGGGAGTGGGCTGATGGATATGGTCCCAAGTTTGGACTTGTAGCTGTTGATCGGGCTGATGGGCTTTCCCGGAGTCCACGTCCTTCGTACCATCTATTCTCTAAA GTGGTGACATCAGGTAGAATTACACGTGAAGACCGGGCACGAGCATGGAATGACCTCCAGAGAGCGGCTGAGGAGAAAAAAACACGTCCATTCTATCGGGCAGTTAATAAACATGGTTTCATGTATGCAG GAGGACTTGAGGAACCTATAATGCGACCTTATGTTGTACGAGATTGGCGATTTGGACACTATGAGATGGAAGGTCTGCAGGACCCATTGAGTCGCTTATCAAGATTTATTCTCCGCCTTTTCTCtatcaaaaggaaaaggaaaccTCAAAAGGATGACGCTGAATTGGTTCTTCAGCATCTTTAG